A part of Myxococcus landrumus genomic DNA contains:
- the radC gene encoding RadC family protein, with amino-acid sequence MEWSMGEAWVDEASAEARAVGSVEQARERIFRLGAQALTEPELLCVAWGASARTRGVREEAEALLRHCGGLKALLQAEPVELSGLPGMGPRRAAQVLAALELGRRAQRTLERRPRLRTAREIHAYLTPVLGALRREVFHVLCFNARNVLVHDIRVAEGTMNMCPVDPREVFAAALVSRATAIVLAHNHPSGDPEPSVHDVGLTRHLVAGARLINVKVLDHLVVGDGAFVSMLERGLLPEPERGTAWEWNAAQGGG; translated from the coding sequence ATGGAGTGGAGCATGGGCGAGGCGTGGGTGGATGAGGCGTCGGCGGAGGCGCGGGCTGTCGGAAGCGTGGAGCAGGCCCGGGAGCGGATCTTCCGGTTGGGGGCCCAGGCCCTCACGGAGCCGGAGCTGCTGTGTGTCGCGTGGGGCGCATCAGCGCGGACACGAGGCGTGAGGGAGGAAGCCGAGGCGCTCCTGCGCCACTGCGGGGGACTCAAGGCCCTCTTGCAGGCGGAGCCGGTGGAGCTCAGCGGGCTGCCGGGAATGGGGCCTCGGCGGGCGGCGCAGGTGCTGGCGGCGCTGGAGCTGGGCCGGCGCGCGCAGCGGACGTTGGAGCGCAGGCCCCGGCTGCGCACGGCGCGGGAGATTCATGCGTACCTGACGCCCGTGCTGGGCGCGCTGCGGCGCGAGGTCTTCCACGTGCTGTGCTTCAACGCGCGCAACGTGCTGGTGCACGACATCCGGGTCGCCGAGGGCACCATGAACATGTGCCCGGTGGACCCTCGGGAGGTGTTCGCCGCGGCGCTGGTGTCTCGGGCCACGGCCATCGTCCTGGCGCACAACCACCCTTCGGGGGACCCGGAGCCCAGCGTCCACGACGTGGGCCTGACGCGGCACCTCGTGGCGGGCGCGCGGCTCATCAACGTGAAGGTGCTGGACCATCTGGTGGTGGGCGATGGGGCGTTCGTGTCGATGCTGGAGCGAGGGCTGCTCCCGGAACCGGAACGGGGGACGGCGTGGGAATGGAACGCGGCGCAAGGAGGTGGCTGA
- a CDS encoding Crp/Fnr family transcriptional regulator produces MDAELLRKVALFEGLTQGQLAKVAQLGHTRDYPAGAFLFREGEGGQEMFVIAQGKVRISKSVPGIGEEALAILEPGQYFGEMAVIEDSPRSADAIAHVSCSVWAIERSKLDQLMFTDKDLAYVLLWTFVRTLSERLRETNDKIKAFFAISRF; encoded by the coding sequence ATGGATGCCGAGCTCCTCAGAAAGGTTGCGCTGTTCGAGGGTTTGACCCAGGGCCAGCTCGCCAAGGTGGCTCAGCTCGGCCACACCAGGGACTACCCTGCGGGCGCCTTCCTCTTCCGCGAGGGAGAGGGCGGCCAGGAGATGTTCGTCATCGCCCAGGGCAAGGTCCGCATCTCCAAGTCCGTCCCCGGGATTGGCGAGGAGGCGCTCGCCATCCTGGAGCCCGGCCAGTACTTCGGAGAAATGGCGGTCATCGAGGATTCGCCGCGCTCCGCGGACGCCATTGCCCACGTCTCCTGCTCGGTGTGGGCCATTGAACGCTCCAAGCTGGACCAGCTCATGTTCACCGACAAGGACCTGGCGTACGTGCTGCTGTGGACGTTCGTCCGGACGCTGAGCGAGCGACTTCGGGAGACGAACGACAAAATCAAGGCGTTCTTCGCCATCTCCCGCTTCTGA
- a CDS encoding DUF3006 domain-containing protein, with product MGCLVGMVQVELLEDTRAQVVRLETGQACTVEREALPSDVREGDVVVDGRREPEATALRVLEVAMKRARLAVPVPPGLEL from the coding sequence ATGGGCTGTCTGGTCGGGATGGTGCAGGTGGAGCTGCTCGAGGACACGCGGGCGCAGGTGGTGAGGCTGGAGACCGGGCAGGCCTGCACGGTGGAGCGCGAGGCGTTGCCCTCGGATGTGCGCGAGGGAGACGTGGTGGTGGATGGGCGGAGGGAGCCGGAGGCCACGGCGTTGCGAGTGCTGGAAGTGGCGATGAAGCGGGCCCGCCTGGCTGTCCCGGTACCGCCGGGGCTCGAGCTGTGA
- a CDS encoding tetratricopeptide repeat protein yields the protein MAKSMVERYEQLLRQDPTSSVFVELAKALLEKGDSARAIEVCEQGISHHPSSTVGRVLWGKALIQLGRPAQAMEQFDKAIAIEKDNPYAYNLIGEVLLQRGLYRSALPLLRKAVALQPNDGRVKLWLEQAQQALAGGPAPVFADLMGLEKAAPEEGEADGSENPEGGEAVSAAPMAAARLRAAALGDVAKAAGAGAAKSVGARVAADLASAAGAGEAGGAVADAPVVAGSGSSGAGEDVDLGLASESGSEAAVDSGEQAASSSGSSLGLIDRPIPVLGASPGSLLPTLDLSLSDEEGEPAPSGLETSSDAPTGDDARTETASRTQDIDESASSSEGDAGAGGPAAESEEDVLLRSSEFTTAKPVIPASGGLLGDLPPVEPTGAAPVVARAAPSARGSGSKRSLLDDLPDVAEATGATAKPKAGAPKQDTEALTVAYEKELRQKLAREAAKTSFIKRNGVKIAGVTALAMVLITVVVGFLRIRAASGGQTLNEALARSEDLIVQDTRASLKGALQQLGSALEMDESSSRAWALTAWTHALLFADHGMSPEDRLKALEALEKPGVREAAPGLVLTTNVLVADDRGREPARRALLAATDESTEVHALAASLLLASKDEKKALERFDRALRASPSNVRALVALGGYYLASEDFQQAVEIFAKARTKSPKHPLARIGQAEARLAQEQDLDEALADVAPLAGDAELPASLESRQQLVHGQLLAAVGKHDEARALLSKGTQGALAFDFQLALGASSRAAGKLDAALAAYEAGLKLQPKSDEAREGLGRTLLDKDREREVLTRLDADGGRKVALVRAAAYARMGDWKRVRTELARTRVNERYPPEAVSLLALADSAEGNGTQARELLEKALAASKRPRNDMRVALGQLYWRERALDKAQAQFEEAQKSPRDYEASCSLGRLLLSRGLPDMALKPLTQAVERNGAHGEARDALGRTLLALGRTPEALKQFEAWQLDNPGSAAAQKGFALALFQSGRRKEAEGAVGRAAKLAPDDAESHRLRAAILFGAGDAKGGFASLERANKLDPKDPDTFCEIAHAFLRQGNTDNAEAAFAAARREGPDATCGRVGEFYVQLPSGGRTVARTLEDLAARAPTPWDKAFAQAARARVLLGAGVLKDARAAADEAVRLAPYEGRSYLALGMVALKQKQEAAAKTALLKAVELEPTDGPAYLALADVLVRESAELVRAVDAYEAFLRLAGDSEDAARVKKALPSLKKKAAR from the coding sequence ATGGCCAAGTCGATGGTGGAGCGTTACGAGCAGCTCCTCCGGCAGGACCCGACGTCTTCTGTTTTCGTTGAACTGGCCAAGGCCCTGCTGGAGAAGGGGGACTCGGCGCGCGCCATCGAGGTGTGCGAACAGGGCATCTCCCATCATCCGTCCTCGACGGTGGGGCGGGTGCTCTGGGGCAAGGCGCTGATTCAGCTGGGGCGCCCCGCGCAGGCGATGGAGCAGTTCGACAAGGCCATCGCCATCGAGAAGGACAACCCCTACGCCTACAACTTGATTGGCGAGGTGTTGTTGCAGCGCGGGTTGTATCGCTCGGCCTTGCCCCTGCTGCGCAAGGCGGTGGCGCTGCAGCCCAATGACGGCCGCGTGAAGCTGTGGCTGGAGCAGGCCCAGCAGGCACTGGCCGGTGGACCCGCGCCCGTCTTCGCGGACCTGATGGGGTTGGAGAAGGCCGCTCCCGAGGAGGGGGAGGCCGACGGGAGCGAGAATCCCGAGGGCGGTGAAGCGGTGTCCGCGGCTCCGATGGCGGCGGCGAGGCTGCGGGCCGCGGCGCTGGGCGATGTCGCGAAGGCCGCGGGTGCGGGTGCGGCGAAGTCCGTGGGGGCTCGGGTCGCCGCGGATCTGGCGAGCGCCGCTGGGGCGGGTGAGGCCGGTGGAGCCGTGGCGGATGCCCCGGTGGTCGCGGGCTCGGGTTCCTCCGGTGCTGGGGAGGACGTGGACCTGGGGCTTGCTTCGGAGAGCGGCTCGGAGGCCGCGGTGGATTCGGGTGAGCAGGCTGCTTCCTCGTCGGGTTCTTCGCTGGGGTTGATTGACAGGCCGATTCCCGTGCTGGGCGCTTCGCCCGGCTCGCTGTTGCCGACGCTCGACCTGTCGCTGTCCGATGAGGAGGGCGAGCCAGCACCGTCGGGCCTCGAGACCTCTTCCGATGCGCCGACGGGCGACGACGCTCGGACGGAGACGGCTTCGCGGACGCAGGACATCGACGAGTCCGCCTCCTCGAGTGAGGGCGACGCTGGGGCAGGGGGCCCCGCCGCTGAGTCCGAAGAGGATGTGCTGCTGCGCTCCAGCGAGTTCACTACCGCGAAGCCGGTGATACCCGCCTCGGGCGGACTGCTGGGCGACTTGCCACCCGTGGAGCCGACGGGCGCCGCGCCTGTCGTTGCCCGGGCCGCGCCCTCGGCGCGGGGCTCTGGCTCCAAGCGCTCGTTGCTCGACGACCTTCCCGATGTCGCCGAGGCCACCGGGGCCACGGCGAAGCCGAAGGCCGGCGCGCCCAAGCAGGACACCGAGGCCCTCACCGTCGCTTACGAGAAGGAGCTTCGTCAGAAGCTGGCGCGCGAGGCCGCGAAGACCTCGTTCATCAAGCGCAACGGCGTCAAGATTGCCGGTGTCACGGCGCTGGCGATGGTGCTCATCACCGTCGTCGTCGGCTTCCTTCGCATCCGCGCGGCCTCGGGCGGTCAGACGCTGAACGAGGCGCTCGCGCGCTCCGAGGACCTCATCGTCCAGGACACGCGGGCCTCGCTGAAAGGTGCCCTCCAGCAGCTTGGCAGCGCGCTGGAGATGGATGAGAGCAGCAGCCGCGCGTGGGCCCTCACCGCGTGGACACATGCGCTGCTCTTCGCTGACCACGGCATGTCTCCCGAGGACCGCCTCAAGGCGCTCGAGGCCCTGGAGAAGCCGGGCGTGCGAGAAGCCGCCCCAGGATTGGTGCTGACCACCAACGTCCTCGTGGCCGATGACCGGGGACGAGAGCCGGCACGCCGCGCGTTGCTCGCCGCGACGGACGAGAGCACCGAGGTCCACGCGCTCGCCGCGAGCCTGCTCCTGGCGTCGAAGGACGAGAAGAAGGCGCTCGAGCGGTTTGACCGCGCGCTCCGTGCCTCTCCGTCCAACGTTCGTGCCCTGGTGGCGCTGGGCGGCTACTACCTGGCCTCGGAGGATTTCCAGCAGGCCGTCGAGATATTCGCGAAGGCGCGCACCAAGTCACCCAAGCACCCCTTGGCGCGCATCGGTCAGGCCGAGGCCCGGCTGGCCCAAGAGCAGGACCTGGACGAGGCACTCGCGGACGTGGCCCCGCTGGCTGGTGACGCGGAGCTGCCCGCCTCCCTCGAGTCGCGCCAGCAATTGGTTCACGGCCAGCTCCTGGCCGCCGTGGGCAAGCACGACGAGGCCCGCGCCCTGCTGTCGAAGGGGACTCAAGGCGCGCTGGCCTTCGACTTCCAGCTCGCGCTGGGTGCTTCGAGCCGCGCGGCGGGGAAGCTGGACGCGGCGCTGGCCGCATACGAGGCGGGCCTGAAGCTGCAGCCCAAGAGCGACGAAGCCCGTGAGGGGCTGGGCCGTACGCTGTTGGACAAGGACCGCGAGCGCGAGGTGCTGACGCGCCTGGATGCTGACGGTGGCCGCAAGGTGGCCCTGGTGCGCGCCGCCGCCTACGCGCGCATGGGCGACTGGAAGCGCGTCCGCACGGAGCTGGCGCGCACCCGCGTCAACGAGCGCTACCCGCCGGAGGCCGTGTCGCTCCTGGCCCTGGCCGACTCCGCCGAAGGCAATGGCACGCAAGCGCGTGAGCTGCTCGAGAAGGCGCTGGCCGCCTCGAAGCGCCCGCGCAACGACATGCGAGTCGCGCTGGGGCAGTTGTACTGGCGCGAGCGCGCTCTCGACAAAGCGCAGGCCCAGTTCGAGGAGGCGCAGAAGAGCCCTCGCGACTACGAGGCGTCGTGCTCCCTGGGGCGCCTGCTCCTGTCGCGAGGTCTGCCGGACATGGCGCTCAAGCCCCTGACGCAGGCGGTGGAGCGCAACGGCGCGCACGGCGAAGCGCGAGATGCCCTGGGCCGCACGTTGCTGGCGTTGGGCCGCACGCCCGAGGCCCTCAAGCAGTTCGAGGCGTGGCAGCTCGACAACCCCGGCAGCGCCGCCGCGCAGAAGGGCTTCGCGCTGGCGCTCTTCCAGTCCGGGCGCCGCAAGGAAGCGGAGGGCGCCGTGGGACGTGCGGCGAAGCTGGCCCCGGACGACGCGGAGTCGCACCGGCTGCGCGCCGCCATCCTCTTTGGCGCGGGCGATGCCAAGGGTGGCTTCGCCTCACTGGAGCGCGCCAACAAGCTGGACCCGAAGGACCCGGACACCTTCTGCGAGATTGCCCACGCGTTCCTTCGCCAGGGCAATACGGACAACGCGGAGGCCGCCTTCGCGGCCGCGCGGCGTGAGGGCCCCGACGCCACGTGCGGACGGGTGGGCGAGTTCTATGTGCAGCTCCCGAGTGGTGGCCGCACGGTGGCGCGAACGCTGGAAGACCTGGCCGCGAGGGCCCCCACCCCGTGGGACAAGGCCTTCGCCCAGGCCGCCAGGGCCCGAGTCCTCCTGGGCGCGGGCGTGCTGAAGGACGCGCGCGCCGCCGCGGATGAGGCCGTCCGCCTGGCGCCGTACGAGGGACGTTCCTACCTTGCGCTCGGGATGGTGGCCCTCAAGCAGAAGCAGGAGGCCGCGGCGAAGACGGCGCTCTTGAAGGCAGTGGAGCTGGAGCCCACGGACGGGCCGGCCTACCTGGCCCTGGCGGACGTGCTTGTCCGGGAGTCAGCGGAGCTGGTGCGGGCCGTGGACGCGTATGAGGCCTTCCTCCGGCTGGCCGGGGACAGCGAGGATGCGGCGCGTGTGAAGAAGGCGCTGCCGTCCCTCAAGAAGAAGGCGGCTCGTTAG
- the trxB gene encoding thioredoxin-disulfide reductase — MAEEKINKVTIIGSGPAGYTAAIYAARANLEPVVFAGGPTLEHPQRVPGGQLMVTTDVENYPGFPEAITGPELMERFQKQAERFGTVIHMENVVKVDFSQRPFLIESESGLKVRSETVIISTGATAKWLGVKGEDSFKNRGVSACATCDGAFFKNQEVIVVGGGDTAMEEATYLAKIVKHVTLVHRRDTLRASKVMQERALKNPKISFLWNSAVEEVMGDTKGMTGAVVRNLKTGDSQLLAATGLFVAIGHTPNTELFQGILETHQSGYLKTVPGSTRTNIPGVFACGDVQDSYYRQAITAAGTGCMAAIDAERWLIEEGE; from the coding sequence GTGGCGGAGGAGAAGATCAACAAGGTGACCATCATTGGCTCGGGGCCGGCGGGCTACACCGCGGCCATCTATGCCGCGCGCGCCAACCTGGAGCCGGTTGTTTTCGCCGGCGGTCCCACGCTGGAGCACCCCCAGCGCGTGCCTGGCGGGCAACTGATGGTGACGACGGACGTGGAGAACTACCCCGGCTTTCCGGAGGCCATCACCGGCCCGGAGCTGATGGAGCGCTTCCAGAAGCAGGCGGAGCGCTTCGGCACGGTCATCCACATGGAAAACGTGGTGAAGGTGGACTTCAGCCAGCGCCCCTTCCTCATCGAGAGCGAGAGCGGCCTGAAGGTCCGCTCCGAGACGGTCATCATCTCCACGGGCGCCACCGCCAAGTGGCTGGGCGTCAAGGGTGAGGACTCGTTCAAGAACCGGGGCGTGTCCGCGTGTGCCACCTGCGACGGCGCGTTCTTCAAGAACCAGGAGGTCATCGTCGTGGGCGGTGGTGACACGGCCATGGAAGAGGCCACGTACCTGGCGAAAATCGTCAAGCACGTCACCCTCGTCCACCGCCGCGACACGCTGCGCGCGTCGAAGGTGATGCAGGAGCGAGCGCTCAAGAACCCCAAAATCTCGTTCCTGTGGAACTCCGCGGTCGAGGAGGTCATGGGCGACACGAAGGGGATGACGGGCGCGGTGGTGCGCAACCTCAAGACGGGCGACAGCCAGCTGCTCGCGGCCACGGGCCTGTTCGTGGCCATTGGCCACACGCCCAACACGGAGCTGTTCCAGGGCATCCTGGAGACGCACCAGAGCGGCTACCTCAAGACGGTGCCGGGCTCCACGCGCACCAACATCCCGGGCGTCTTCGCTTGTGGCGATGTGCAGGACAGCTACTACCGTCAGGCCATCACCGCCGCGGGCACGGGCTGCATGGCGGCCATCGACGCGGAGCGGTGGCTGATTGAAGAGGGCGAGTAG
- a CDS encoding trans-sulfuration enzyme family protein, with amino-acid sequence MSTKQKTLAVHAGTRLTGTKAVPISPPVSVSAVSWFDSSDDLDGALDGKDYAYARISAPNTTLLEEAVAALEGAEACVAYASGMAALRSLFEAQGFKPGDRLVMPSDGYGVTRALYKNLCAALGVELHALKLADAGTDARIRELKPRMVLAESITNPLLRVADLRLLAKACRDVGAAFAVDATFPSPMGQRVLALGADYAVQSTSKWLNGHSDALGGTVSGSRARIDVLRSARILTGDVLGAFEAWLTLRGLRTLPVRMKAHVEHAAHVAQRLSTSWLLERVIYPGLPSHPDHAVAREVLHDGGPMVSFEIRGAGRPEAMRFLEALQVCKPAPSLGDVGTLVMHAASASARRMTPEEREAAGIRESLIRVSVGLEDPDDVVEDLLQAVARGVGR; translated from the coding sequence ATGAGCACGAAGCAGAAGACCCTGGCGGTGCATGCCGGGACGCGGCTGACGGGCACGAAGGCTGTCCCCATTTCTCCGCCCGTGTCCGTGTCGGCGGTGAGCTGGTTCGACAGCAGTGATGACCTGGACGGAGCGCTGGACGGCAAGGACTACGCCTATGCCCGCATCAGCGCCCCCAACACCACGTTGCTCGAAGAAGCCGTGGCGGCGCTCGAGGGCGCCGAGGCCTGTGTGGCGTATGCCAGTGGCATGGCCGCGCTGCGCTCGCTCTTCGAGGCGCAGGGCTTCAAGCCTGGCGACAGGCTGGTGATGCCCTCGGATGGCTATGGCGTCACACGCGCGCTCTACAAGAACCTGTGTGCTGCGCTGGGCGTGGAGCTGCACGCGCTGAAGCTGGCGGACGCGGGGACGGACGCGCGCATCCGCGAGCTGAAGCCGCGCATGGTGCTGGCGGAGAGCATCACCAACCCGTTGCTTCGCGTGGCGGACCTGCGCCTGCTCGCGAAGGCGTGCCGGGACGTGGGCGCGGCCTTCGCGGTGGATGCGACGTTCCCTTCGCCGATGGGACAGCGCGTGCTGGCGCTGGGCGCGGACTACGCGGTGCAGTCCACCAGCAAGTGGCTCAACGGGCACAGCGATGCGCTGGGCGGAACGGTGAGTGGCTCGCGCGCGCGAATCGACGTGCTGCGCTCGGCGCGAATCCTGACGGGCGATGTGCTCGGCGCCTTCGAGGCGTGGCTCACGTTGCGCGGCCTGCGCACCCTGCCGGTGCGCATGAAGGCCCATGTGGAACACGCGGCCCATGTCGCCCAGCGCCTCTCCACATCTTGGCTCCTGGAGCGCGTCATCTACCCGGGGCTGCCGTCCCATCCGGACCATGCCGTGGCGCGCGAGGTGCTCCACGATGGCGGGCCCATGGTGTCCTTCGAGATTCGAGGCGCCGGACGCCCGGAGGCCATGCGCTTCCTGGAGGCGCTCCAGGTGTGCAAGCCCGCGCCGTCGTTGGGTGACGTGGGCACGCTGGTGATGCACGCGGCCAGCGCCAGTGCGCGCCGCATGACGCCCGAGGAGCGCGAGGCGGCCGGCATCCGCGAGAGCCTCATCCGTGTCTCGGTGGGCCTGGAGGACCCCGACGACGTGGTGGAAGACCTCCTCCAGGCGGTGGCTCGAGGAGTGGGTCGATGA
- a CDS encoding RecQ family ATP-dependent DNA helicase: MVNMRAMPLALPYFEQAQQGLVRHFGLAQFRPGQAEVISTVLSGRNTVVVMPTGAGKSLCYQLPATLLPGLTLVVSPLIALMKDQVEQLTARGISATFINSSLSDLERAERMRRLRAGEYKLLYVAPERFRSASFIQTVTDVGVDLFAVDEAHCISQWGHDFRPDYALLGQVRKRLRPPRTVALTATATPEVRADIVRVLLMKEPREFAMGFDRPNLFLGKQEVGGDSDRHEACARLASLGGSGIIYCSTRRASEGVFSELHGRGVKAVLYHAGMDDDARRRAQDTFMSTKDAVAVATNAFGMGIDKSDIRFVAHANIPRAVEAYYQEIGRAGRDGGDARAVLLFNHSDVYTQERLIQGNHPSEAVLADVWGVLQSVEEFERGVHVLAGMVNASEFEVSAAVRIFERAGKLERGSRGEGAHGVTLTEKAQGAHPHAADAQRLLKSLLETFPVGRQATTELTILARRVGLTVDEVRHALGLLEKSGVVKVRRPFSGRSIRALARLPFREMGMDLSHVREQERQNLQLLRRMTDYAYADRDQRCRRRTVLHYFGQEDVESSCGNCDVCAPAKMPVLLSGGPSASRARASAATAPVTSYSELASTELRRWRKELSKDLGVAPFIIFNDATLLGLAATLPIDREGFLTVKGTGESRWERFGPKVVEICLMARAAGHEPQVVPMAMSKARKPRIRRALGSD; the protein is encoded by the coding sequence ATGGTGAACATGCGAGCGATGCCGTTGGCCCTGCCCTATTTCGAGCAAGCTCAGCAGGGCCTGGTGCGCCATTTCGGTCTGGCACAATTCCGTCCAGGCCAGGCCGAGGTCATCTCCACCGTCCTGAGCGGGCGCAACACCGTGGTGGTGATGCCCACGGGCGCGGGCAAGAGCCTGTGCTACCAGCTCCCGGCCACGCTGTTGCCGGGGTTGACGCTGGTGGTGTCCCCGCTGATTGCGCTGATGAAGGACCAGGTGGAGCAGCTCACGGCGCGGGGCATCTCCGCGACGTTCATCAACTCCTCCCTGTCGGACCTGGAGCGCGCGGAGCGGATGCGCCGGCTGCGCGCGGGCGAGTACAAGCTTCTGTACGTGGCGCCCGAGCGCTTCCGGAGCGCGAGCTTCATCCAGACCGTCACAGACGTAGGCGTGGACCTGTTCGCGGTGGACGAGGCGCACTGCATCTCCCAGTGGGGCCACGACTTCCGGCCGGACTACGCGCTGCTGGGACAGGTGCGCAAGCGGCTGCGTCCACCGCGCACGGTGGCGCTCACGGCGACGGCCACGCCCGAGGTTCGCGCGGACATCGTCCGGGTGCTGTTGATGAAGGAGCCCCGGGAGTTCGCCATGGGGTTCGACCGGCCCAACCTCTTCCTCGGCAAGCAGGAGGTAGGTGGGGACTCGGACCGGCATGAAGCCTGCGCGCGGCTGGCGTCGCTGGGCGGCAGCGGCATCATCTACTGCTCGACGCGGCGTGCATCGGAGGGAGTCTTCTCGGAGCTGCATGGCCGAGGCGTGAAGGCGGTGCTGTACCACGCGGGCATGGACGACGACGCGAGGCGGCGGGCACAAGACACGTTCATGTCCACGAAGGACGCGGTGGCGGTCGCCACCAATGCGTTCGGCATGGGCATCGACAAGTCCGACATCCGCTTCGTCGCCCACGCCAACATCCCCCGGGCGGTGGAGGCCTACTACCAGGAGATTGGCCGAGCGGGCCGCGACGGTGGCGATGCGCGGGCGGTGCTGCTGTTCAACCACTCGGATGTCTACACGCAGGAGCGGCTCATCCAGGGCAACCACCCGTCGGAGGCGGTCCTCGCGGACGTGTGGGGCGTGCTCCAGTCGGTGGAGGAGTTCGAGCGGGGCGTCCATGTGCTCGCGGGCATGGTGAACGCCAGCGAGTTCGAGGTCTCCGCCGCGGTGCGCATCTTCGAGCGCGCCGGGAAGCTGGAGCGAGGCAGCCGCGGCGAGGGGGCGCACGGGGTGACGTTGACGGAGAAGGCCCAGGGGGCGCACCCGCATGCGGCGGACGCGCAGCGGCTCTTGAAGTCACTGCTGGAGACGTTCCCCGTCGGGCGGCAGGCCACCACGGAGCTGACCATCCTCGCCAGACGCGTCGGGCTGACGGTGGATGAGGTGCGGCACGCGCTGGGCCTGTTGGAGAAGTCGGGCGTGGTGAAGGTGCGCAGGCCCTTCTCCGGACGCTCCATCCGCGCCCTGGCCCGCCTCCCCTTCCGGGAGATGGGCATGGACCTGAGCCATGTGCGCGAGCAGGAGCGGCAGAACCTCCAGCTCCTGCGGCGGATGACGGACTACGCCTACGCGGACCGGGACCAGCGCTGCCGGCGGCGGACCGTCCTGCACTACTTCGGGCAGGAGGATGTGGAGTCCTCGTGCGGCAACTGCGACGTCTGCGCGCCCGCGAAGATGCCGGTGCTGCTGTCCGGCGGGCCGTCCGCGTCGCGAGCCCGCGCCTCCGCCGCCACGGCTCCGGTGACGAGCTACAGCGAGCTGGCCTCGACGGAGCTGCGGCGCTGGCGCAAGGAGCTGTCGAAGGACCTGGGGGTCGCCCCCTTCATCATCTTCAACGACGCGACGCTGTTGGGACTCGCCGCGACGCTGCCCATCGACAGGGAGGGCTTCCTCACGGTGAAGGGCACGGGCGAGAGCCGCTGGGAGCGCTTCGGCCCCAAGGTGGTGGAAATCTGTCTCATGGCCCGGGCCGCGGGGCATGAACCCCAGGTTGTGCCCATGGCCATGAGCAAGGCTCGCAAGCCACGCATCCGCCGCGCTTTGGGCTCCGACTGA
- a CDS encoding SDR family oxidoreductase yields the protein MRPAVVVTGISGNLGRTLAKLLHKHERIIGIDRRPFVGRPKDVEMYELDLRKKKAEDVFRKNEVRAVIHMGIMHDPRMSEEEHHSFNVVGTTRLLEYCAKYGVKKVVVLSSANVYGPSPDNSNFLTEDAPLMAASRFSGVRDLIEVDMLAHGFFWKHPHIETVILRPVHIVGPTIKNAPSNYLRLRHPWMMAGFDPMVQLIHVEDVARAMVAALRPEPKGVYNVVGPGEVPLSAVMRELGNSPIPVPHPVARPLLGMLFKYRIANFPPPELDHIQFLCAVDGSRWVQDVAWKPRHSMRETIRAVLAD from the coding sequence ATGAGACCGGCCGTCGTCGTCACGGGCATTAGCGGCAACCTCGGCCGCACCCTCGCGAAGCTTCTGCACAAGCATGAGCGCATCATCGGCATCGACCGGCGTCCCTTCGTGGGCCGGCCGAAGGACGTCGAGATGTACGAGCTCGACCTGCGCAAGAAGAAGGCGGAGGACGTCTTTCGCAAGAACGAGGTCCGCGCCGTCATCCACATGGGCATCATGCATGACCCGCGGATGAGCGAGGAGGAGCACCACTCGTTCAACGTCGTGGGCACCACGCGCCTGTTGGAATACTGCGCGAAGTACGGCGTGAAGAAGGTCGTCGTCCTCTCGTCGGCCAACGTCTACGGGCCCAGCCCGGACAACTCCAACTTCCTCACCGAAGACGCGCCGCTCATGGCGGCCAGCCGCTTCTCCGGCGTGCGGGACTTGATTGAAGTGGACATGCTCGCGCATGGCTTCTTCTGGAAGCACCCCCACATCGAGACGGTGATTCTGCGGCCGGTCCACATCGTCGGGCCGACCATCAAGAACGCGCCGTCCAACTACCTGCGCCTGCGCCACCCGTGGATGATGGCGGGCTTCGACCCCATGGTGCAGCTCATCCATGTGGAGGACGTCGCCCGCGCCATGGTGGCCGCCCTCCGCCCGGAGCCCAAGGGCGTCTACAACGTCGTCGGCCCCGGCGAGGTGCCCCTGTCCGCGGTGATGCGCGAGCTGGGCAACTCCCCCATCCCCGTGCCCCACCCGGTGGCCCGGCCCCTGTTGGGCATGCTCTTCAAGTACCGCATCGCCAACTTCCCGCCCCCGGAGCTGGACCACATCCAGTTCCTGTGCGCCGTGGATGGCAGCCGTTGGGTCCAGGACGTGGCCTGGAAGCCCCGCCACTCCATGCGGGAGACCATCCGCGCCGTCCTCGCGGACTGA